In the Bacillus amyloliquefaciens DSM 7 = ATCC 23350 genome, AAGATGATGTTTACTTTGATATTTTCTTTGCTGGTGTTATGGAACGTGTTAAAAGCGGGGAGATTGATACGTTAAGAATGTTTCAAGAGGTGATAAAAGAGCCGATCCCGGTGTATAAAGCCGTAAAAGATGAATACGGCCGCGTTGTATCAATTGAGCGGGAACGGCCCAACCTAAAACTACTGTAGAAGAAGGTATGCCATTTGGTCGAGAAAGAGTGCTGCCACACTTTTTCTTGACTGGCTTGAATAGAAAATACCACGCTTCTTTAAAAAAATCAATTCGATATTTCAAATATATACCATGAAAAGGGGAAGAAGTTATGAAATTAATGGGTACGCCATCTAAAATGATCGAGGTTGGAAATAAATGTGGGATGAAGCATGGAGCGGTCGAGTTGGGTTCACATTTCTATGACGCGGGAATGGTTGCAATTCTAAAGCTTGTCGCACGTACGGAGCTGCATGATTCGAATGAGGTGAAAATTGAAGTTTCGGAAAAAGCAAGGGCTGCTAATGAACAAGTAAACAAGCTTTTCAAAGACTTAGTAAATAAGCTGTCAGGAGAGCAACTGGAGCTATTCAAAGCGTTTGATGAAGCATATTCTTGCAAGGCTTCATTTGATACAGAAGATGCATTCAGCGCGGGTTTTGTGGGCGGCTTCCGTTACTTAATGGGGGAAGCGGCTTACAGCAACGATATGAATTTTTACAAGTAAAGGTGAGTTAAATGATTGGTTGGATAAAGCTTCATAGAAAAATACAAGATCACTGGATTTATCAGGAGAAAAGAAAGTTCTCAAGATATGAGGCTTGGCTTGATCTCCTGATGTTGGCCAACCATAAAGACAATAAAGTCCTTTTGGGTAATGAGCTGTTGCTTGTTGAAAAAGGCAGTTTCATCACTTCGGAACTCAAATTGATGGAGCGTTGGTCCTGGGGAAAAGGGAAGCTGAGAAGTTTTTTAGAAATGCTAGAATCGGACGGAATGATTATTAGAAAAACGGACCGCAAAAAAACTACCATAACCATATGTAATTACAGCGTTTATCACGATTCCGAAGAAACAAACAGACCACAAGCGGACCACGAACGGACTATGAACGGACTGTCAGCGGACACAAACAAGAATGATAAGAATGTAAAGAATGAAAAGAATATAAATACTCCTCGTCTCAAATATGAAATTTGCGACATGGAGAATGCGGAATATCTTTTTAAAGAAATCCAAAACAATAACCCGGATGCTAAAAAGCCGAATCTTGAAAAATGGGCCAATGAATTTAGATTGATCCGCGAACGGGACA is a window encoding:
- a CDS encoding DUF6809 family protein, whose translation is MKLMGTPSKMIEVGNKCGMKHGAVELGSHFYDAGMVAILKLVARTELHDSNEVKIEVSEKARAANEQVNKLFKDLVNKLSGEQLELFKAFDEAYSCKASFDTEDAFSAGFVGGFRYLMGEAAYSNDMNFYK